The following proteins come from a genomic window of Mammaliicoccus sp. Marseille-Q6498:
- a CDS encoding SDR family oxidoreductase has translation MNIFLTGATGFVGAELIQKLAKDPHKILYILFRSERKKTTLLKKLDPSYHSRIHFINGDITKHDCGVSEDDLESMPQIDKFYHLAALVKFNFELADALYQINYIGTKHAIELAERLHTQHFLYVSTAYTVGEKEIAYETLHAIDAPTHNPYEATKVKAEHLVTQCATMATSIIRPAIIIGDSKTGEADSQFTLYGFMKALKVFKRKIERQNNQSIYRLFGDATHTSNFVPVDYVVDVLSVACDHAENHTIYHATNNRPPSNAFIFETIKKHLDFNQLEVAPISEINTITDEERVLNSFIDVFAPYFSKSVIFNDDNTSHMMKKAKKDTLQLSHDTLDMIIRVYFEKECI, from the coding sequence ATGAACATATTTTTAACCGGTGCGACAGGCTTTGTAGGTGCTGAATTAATACAAAAGCTTGCAAAAGATCCGCACAAAATCCTTTATATTTTATTTAGATCTGAACGAAAAAAAACGACACTATTAAAAAAGTTAGACCCATCTTATCATTCAAGAATTCATTTTATTAACGGCGATATTACGAAGCATGATTGTGGTGTATCTGAAGATGACTTAGAAAGTATGCCTCAAATAGATAAATTTTATCATTTAGCAGCGCTCGTTAAATTTAATTTTGAATTAGCAGATGCGTTATATCAAATCAATTATATAGGTACGAAACATGCAATAGAACTTGCCGAACGATTGCACACACAACATTTCTTATATGTATCAACAGCTTATACTGTAGGTGAAAAAGAAATAGCATACGAAACCTTACATGCTATAGACGCACCAACCCATAATCCATATGAAGCAACAAAGGTTAAAGCTGAACATTTAGTAACACAATGCGCGACAATGGCGACTTCAATTATTAGACCTGCCATTATTATCGGCGACTCAAAAACTGGAGAAGCGGATTCTCAATTTACGTTATACGGCTTTATGAAAGCATTGAAAGTGTTCAAACGTAAAATAGAGCGACAAAACAATCAATCTATTTATAGACTATTTGGTGATGCAACACATACATCCAACTTTGTACCCGTTGATTATGTCGTAGATGTACTTTCTGTAGCTTGTGATCATGCTGAAAATCATACAATATATCACGCTACAAATAATCGTCCACCATCAAATGCATTTATTTTTGAAACGATTAAGAAACATTTAGACTTCAATCAGCTTGAAGTAGCACCTATTTCTGAAATCAACACCATTACTGATGAGGAAAGAGTGCTGAATAGCTTTATTGATGTATTTGCACCTTACTTTTCCAAATCAGTCATATTTAATGATGACAATACTTCACATATGATGAAGAAGGCTAAAAAAGACACATTACAACTTTCTCACGACACGTTAGATATGATTATTCGCGTATATTTTGAAAAAGAATGTATTTAA
- a CDS encoding multidrug effflux MFS transporter: MNEQKMAKPSLVLIVILGLLTAFGPLSIDMYLPALPEISREFDTSTSNTQLTLTMFMIGLAVGQVFVGPLSDFIGRKKPLMVALIIYAVASILIVFAPNIYVVMALRFIQGFTGGAGAVISRAMSSDLYSGKALTKFLAVLMLVNGVAPILAPVLGGAILAFSTWKTVFILLTLFGAIMFTVSFLKLSETLPEERRSSGRISEILGDFKALLKNPKFLLPLFIQGCTFALLFSYISASPFITQSVYNISPLMFSCMFAFNGLGLILSGQIINKLVDKYDEHSLMRVFGAIQILGVIIVSVTLLNAWPIWLLMIGFFILVSPVSAIGSTGFSIAMANNKGGAGSASSLLGLSQFAFGGVVSPLVGINGEHDVMPYVLTIVIVSLVLIILFMINIKVYKN, encoded by the coding sequence ATGAATGAACAAAAGATGGCTAAGCCGTCCTTAGTTTTAATTGTGATATTAGGTTTATTGACAGCATTTGGACCTCTATCAATTGATATGTATTTACCAGCATTACCAGAAATAAGTCGAGAATTTGATACGTCAACTTCTAACACACAACTCACACTAACAATGTTTATGATAGGTTTAGCGGTTGGACAAGTATTTGTCGGTCCACTATCTGACTTTATCGGTCGTAAAAAGCCACTTATGGTCGCATTGATTATATATGCAGTTGCTTCAATTTTAATTGTATTCGCACCAAATATTTATGTTGTAATGGCTTTGAGATTTATTCAAGGGTTTACAGGTGGAGCAGGAGCAGTTATTTCCCGGGCAATGTCTAGTGACTTATATAGCGGAAAAGCTTTAACGAAATTTTTAGCAGTACTTATGTTAGTTAACGGAGTAGCACCAATATTAGCACCTGTTTTAGGTGGGGCTATATTAGCATTTTCAACATGGAAAACGGTATTTATCTTATTAACGTTGTTCGGTGCCATCATGTTTACTGTATCATTTTTAAAACTTTCAGAAACGTTACCTGAAGAACGACGCTCGTCAGGTAGAATTAGTGAAATACTTGGTGATTTTAAAGCACTTTTAAAAAATCCGAAATTCTTATTACCTTTATTTATACAAGGATGTACATTTGCATTATTATTTAGTTATATTTCAGCATCACCATTTATAACACAATCTGTTTATAATATTTCTCCATTAATGTTTAGCTGTATGTTTGCTTTTAATGGTCTTGGCTTAATATTATCAGGACAAATTATAAATAAATTAGTAGATAAATATGATGAACATTCACTCATGCGTGTGTTCGGGGCAATTCAAATTTTGGGTGTCATCATTGTTTCCGTCACTTTATTAAATGCGTGGCCAATATGGTTATTAATGATTGGTTTCTTTATATTGGTCAGTCCAGTATCAGCTATAGGATCAACAGGATTTTCAATTGCTATGGCGAATAATAAAGGTGGAGCTGGAAGTGCATCTAGTTTACTCGGATTGTCTCAGTTTGCATTCGGTGGTGTCGTGTCACCGTTAGTTGGTATTAATGGAGAACACGACGTCATGCCATACGTGTTAACAATCGTGATTGTATCTCTTGTACTTATCATATTATTTATGATAAATATTAAAGTTTATAAAAATTAA
- a CDS encoding lipid II:glycine glycyltransferase FemX, which translates to MKKMNITHEQHDEFVKQHPNGDMLQLTKWAESKKLTGWYSRRIAIGDGETLTGVAQLLFKKVPKLPYTLCYISRGFVVDYKDEASVKMLLELSKEMARHEKSYAIKIDPDIEVDQSEGVLEFLTSLGFQHKGFEDGLSKTYIQPRMTMITKIDQSEEDLMQSFDKRNRSRVRNSLKRGTELVIGNRDDLKIFAKIMQETGERDKFLTRDVSYFENIYDHLHPDGDCEVFLVKVVPDNVLKDLFKERDALLEEKEKLENKRPNKKVTNQLKDAEEKLGNYEKRIQEMEELKEKKPDGVYLSGGILIFSGEKSYYLYGASSNDYREFLPNHRMIIEMMRYAKEKGATKFDFGGTDNNPDQDHEHYGLWAFKRVWGTYLSEKIGEFDYVLNKPLYTAIEKVKPAISTYKRKIEKKIKKN; encoded by the coding sequence ATTAAAAAAATGAATATCACTCATGAGCAACATGATGAATTTGTAAAGCAACATCCAAATGGTGATATGTTGCAACTTACAAAGTGGGCAGAATCCAAGAAGCTTACAGGATGGTATTCTCGTCGTATTGCGATAGGAGATGGGGAAACACTTACTGGTGTTGCACAACTTCTATTTAAAAAAGTACCGAAATTACCATATACATTATGTTATATATCTAGAGGTTTTGTTGTAGATTATAAAGATGAAGCTTCCGTAAAAATGTTATTAGAATTGTCTAAAGAAATGGCAAGACATGAAAAAAGCTATGCAATTAAAATTGATCCAGATATCGAAGTCGATCAATCAGAAGGTGTATTAGAATTTTTAACTTCTTTAGGATTCCAACATAAAGGTTTTGAAGATGGATTAAGCAAGACTTATATACAACCACGTATGACAATGATTACGAAAATTGATCAATCTGAAGAAGATTTAATGCAAAGCTTCGATAAACGTAACCGCTCACGTGTAAGAAACTCTTTAAAGAGGGGTACGGAATTAGTCATCGGTAATCGTGATGATTTAAAAATATTTGCTAAAATTATGCAAGAAACTGGAGAAAGAGACAAATTCTTAACGAGAGATGTTTCATATTTTGAAAATATATATGACCATTTACATCCAGATGGTGATTGCGAAGTATTTTTAGTGAAAGTTGTACCTGATAATGTATTGAAAGATTTATTTAAAGAGAGAGACGCACTTCTAGAAGAGAAGGAAAAACTAGAAAATAAACGTCCAAACAAAAAAGTAACGAACCAATTAAAAGATGCTGAAGAAAAATTAGGCAACTACGAGAAACGTATACAAGAGATGGAAGAATTGAAAGAGAAGAAACCAGATGGCGTATATTTATCTGGCGGTATTTTGATTTTCTCTGGTGAAAAATCATATTATTTATATGGTGCTTCATCAAATGATTATAGAGAATTTTTACCAAATCACCGTATGATTATTGAAATGATGCGTTATGCAAAAGAAAAAGGTGCGACTAAATTTGATTTTGGTGGTACAGATAATAACCCAGATCAAGATCATGAACATTATGGATTATGGGCATTCAAGAGAGTTTGGGGAACATATTTAAGTGAAAAAATTGGTGAATTTGATTATGTGTTAAATAAACCTTTATACACAGCTATTGAAAAAGTTAAACCAGCAATTTCAACTTATAAAAGAAAAATTGAAAAGAAAATTAAAAAGAACTAA
- a CDS encoding efflux RND transporter permease subunit, which produces MVKKMIKFSLNNKFAILLMTLIILLGGIYSAFKMKLELLPDVTTPVITITTPYPGATPENVLDKVTKPVEKEVQNLEGVQNVSSQSLENASAITLEYTYQTDMDKAETELRKKLEALKLPEGVQDPDMSRMSMYSFPVVSYSISDKDNDLEKATKQMQSNLIPKLEKVDGVQSASLSGQTLEEVNLEFDQNELTKRGMTEDQVLQYIDGATKESPLGLYTFGDNLKSIVVDGRYTSIKALNDLEIPMTGGASSASSSGQQGQQGAQQASQAEGEGSEASQGPSSVKLSDVAKVKKEKKRESISKTNGKDALALQVTKSADANLVDVVDKVDKEVEAYKKDHKNIESVKLMETASTIKDSVNTMVEKALIGSIVAVIIILFFLRDFKSTIIAMVSIPMSLLMALIGLKYLDVSLNILTLGALTVAIGRVIDDSIVVIENIYRRMSDNNEVLRGRELITSATKEMFIPIMSSTIVTIVVFLPLAFVTGQIGEMFRPFALAVAFSLLASLLIALTIVPVLSHIFFRNGIKKPKKEKGQWLANKYKRILNWNLNHKWLVILLSIVLVIASIALVFTPYIGKSFIDSGEDKMIALTYKPSPGEKEEQVVKNGEQAQKYLSKDKNVDFVQYSVGGENPFNPSAKNDMAVMVKYDKDTPNWDNVGKKVMDHLSTFNHKGEWKQQDFSTGGTSNEVSVKVSGTSTESLEGTVKDVEKEMKKVKGVENVSSNLSKSYEQYNVKVDQNKASKLGLSAGQIAMTLNQTTQDKVVTKINDHGKSVDVKLTKKEQTDWSEDKLKNTKITTPTGKDVKLSDIATLQKTTSPDTITRENDKISVSVDAKITSDDVSKVTAEVNQKVAKIDTPSDVDINVGGTNDDINEAIQQLVLAMAAAILIVYLVIVLTFKGGLAPFAILFSLPVSIIGVIAGLLVTQETISVPSMIGMLMLIGIVVTNAIVLIDRVINMEEEGMSTREALIEAAGTRLRPILMTALATIGALVPLLFGGGSSVLISKALAITVIGGLISSTILTLLVVPISYEIIMKFKKKIFKRSSKQS; this is translated from the coding sequence GTGGTCAAAAAAATGATAAAGTTTTCACTGAATAATAAGTTCGCCATTTTATTAATGACACTGATTATATTATTAGGTGGCATATATTCAGCTTTTAAAATGAAACTTGAATTGTTACCAGATGTGACGACACCAGTTATTACGATTACTACACCTTATCCGGGTGCTACACCTGAAAATGTATTAGATAAGGTTACAAAGCCTGTAGAAAAAGAAGTGCAAAATTTAGAAGGTGTACAAAATGTATCGAGTCAGTCGTTAGAAAATGCATCTGCTATCACTTTAGAATATACATACCAAACTGACATGGATAAAGCAGAAACAGAATTAAGAAAGAAATTAGAAGCACTTAAATTACCAGAAGGCGTTCAAGACCCAGATATGAGTCGAATGTCTATGTACTCATTCCCAGTCGTAAGCTATTCTATTTCAGATAAAGATAATGATTTAGAAAAAGCGACAAAGCAAATGCAATCAAATCTCATTCCTAAACTAGAAAAAGTTGATGGCGTGCAAAGTGCTTCGCTGTCGGGTCAAACTTTAGAAGAAGTGAATTTAGAATTTGATCAAAATGAATTAACAAAGCGTGGCATGACTGAAGACCAAGTTCTTCAATATATAGACGGTGCAACGAAAGAATCTCCATTAGGCTTATATACTTTTGGTGATAATTTGAAATCTATAGTAGTAGACGGACGATATACATCAATCAAAGCGTTAAATGACTTAGAAATTCCAATGACTGGTGGTGCCTCTAGTGCTTCAAGTAGTGGACAGCAAGGGCAACAGGGCGCACAACAAGCTAGTCAAGCTGAAGGAGAAGGATCTGAAGCATCACAAGGACCATCTTCAGTTAAATTATCAGACGTAGCTAAAGTTAAAAAAGAGAAAAAGCGTGAGTCTATTTCTAAAACGAACGGAAAAGACGCATTAGCATTACAAGTTACGAAGTCGGCAGATGCAAACTTAGTAGATGTTGTAGATAAAGTAGATAAAGAAGTAGAAGCATATAAGAAAGATCATAAAAATATTGAGTCCGTTAAATTGATGGAAACAGCATCAACAATTAAAGATTCAGTAAATACGATGGTTGAAAAAGCATTAATTGGTTCAATCGTTGCGGTTATTATCATTCTCTTCTTCTTAAGAGATTTCAAATCAACGATCATTGCAATGGTCTCTATTCCAATGTCATTACTCATGGCATTAATAGGATTAAAATATTTAGACGTATCACTTAATATATTAACGCTAGGTGCCTTAACTGTAGCGATTGGACGTGTGATAGATGACTCCATTGTTGTTATAGAAAACATATATCGACGGATGTCCGATAACAATGAAGTATTAAGAGGTAGGGAATTAATTACAAGTGCAACTAAAGAAATGTTTATACCGATTATGTCTTCAACAATTGTTACAATTGTCGTGTTCTTACCACTTGCATTTGTAACTGGACAAATAGGTGAGATGTTTAGACCATTTGCTTTAGCAGTTGCATTTAGTTTATTAGCATCGTTATTAATTGCCTTAACGATTGTACCTGTTTTATCACATATATTCTTTAGAAACGGTATTAAAAAGCCGAAAAAAGAAAAAGGTCAATGGTTAGCAAATAAATACAAACGTATATTAAATTGGAATTTAAATCATAAATGGTTAGTTATTCTATTAAGTATCGTGCTCGTTATTGCAAGTATCGCATTAGTATTTACACCGTATATTGGTAAATCTTTTATTGATTCTGGTGAAGATAAGATGATTGCCTTAACATATAAACCTTCTCCTGGTGAGAAAGAAGAACAAGTCGTTAAAAACGGTGAACAAGCACAGAAATACTTATCTAAAGATAAAAATGTCGATTTTGTTCAATATAGTGTAGGTGGCGAAAATCCATTTAACCCTTCTGCCAAAAATGATATGGCCGTCATGGTTAAATACGATAAAGATACACCTAATTGGGATAACGTTGGCAAAAAAGTTATGGACCACTTAAGTACGTTTAATCATAAAGGTGAATGGAAACAACAAGACTTTTCTACTGGTGGTACTTCAAATGAAGTTTCAGTTAAAGTTTCCGGTACATCAACTGAATCACTTGAAGGTACAGTTAAAGACGTAGAAAAAGAAATGAAAAAAGTTAAAGGTGTAGAGAATGTAAGCTCAAACCTTTCAAAATCATACGAACAATATAATGTGAAAGTTGATCAAAATAAAGCAAGTAAACTTGGTTTATCAGCAGGTCAAATCGCTATGACGCTTAATCAAACAACACAAGATAAAGTAGTCACTAAAATTAATGATCACGGCAAATCTGTTGATGTGAAACTTACTAAGAAAGAACAGACAGATTGGTCAGAAGATAAACTGAAGAATACTAAAATCACTACGCCTACTGGTAAAGACGTTAAATTAAGCGATATTGCAACACTTCAAAAAACAACGTCGCCAGATACGATAACTCGAGAAAATGACAAAATCTCTGTTTCAGTAGACGCTAAAATTACTTCTGATGATGTTTCAAAAGTAACAGCAGAAGTGAATCAAAAAGTAGCTAAAATTGATACACCTAGTGATGTAGATATCAATGTAGGTGGTACGAATGATGATATAAATGAAGCAATTCAACAATTAGTACTCGCGATGGCAGCTGCAATCCTAATTGTATATCTCGTAATCGTATTAACATTTAAAGGTGGACTTGCACCATTTGCAATTCTATTCTCATTACCAGTATCGATTATCGGTGTGATAGCTGGATTGCTCGTTACGCAAGAAACCATTTCAGTACCGAGTATGATTGGTATGTTAATGTTAATTGGTATTGTTGTTACAAACGCGATCGTCTTAATTGATAGGGTTATTAATATGGAAGAAGAGGGCATGTCTACTAGAGAAGCTTTAATAGAAGCGGCTGGTACACGTTTACGTCCGATATTAATGACAGCACTAGCAACGATTGGTGCATTAGTTCCATTATTATTCGGTGGTGGCAGCTCAGTACTTATTTCAAAAGCATTGGCTATCACAGTAATTGGTGGACTTATTTCATCAACGATATTAACACTATTAGTCGTACCAATTTCATACGAAATAATTATGAAATTTAAAAAGAAAATTTTTAAACGTTCTTCAAAACAAAGCTAA
- a CDS encoding aminotransferase class I/II-fold pyridoxal phosphate-dependent enzyme, whose amino-acid sequence MTMSKLLTEIPDSYFGKTMGRKVEHGRLPLINMAVGIPDGETPQVILDELISSVQKPENQKYGAFHGKETFKQAIVDFYKRHYDVDLDKDEEVCILFGTKNGLVALPTCVVEPGEHVLLPNPGYTDYLAGVLLARANPYSLELKRENHYLPQWDEVDNNILENTKLIYLTYPNNPTGSVATKSFFDDTIDRFKGTETKIVHDFAYSAFGFDGKNPSILESKGAKDTAIEIYSLSKGYNMSGYRVGFAVGNKEMIGALKKYQTHTQAGMFGALQDASTVALNECDAFLVQQNEIFKARRTQFEAALKSVNLPFEPMKGGIFLWLQVPPQFDGESFVEYLLQEQSILVAPGIPFGDNGKNYVRISLALDDKQIQEGAERLQNLAHLYK is encoded by the coding sequence GTGACGATGTCGAAATTATTAACTGAAATTCCTGATAGCTACTTTGGTAAGACGATGGGGCGTAAAGTTGAACATGGGCGATTGCCATTAATTAATATGGCCGTTGGGATACCTGATGGTGAAACGCCTCAAGTTATACTTGATGAATTGATTAGCTCAGTACAAAAGCCTGAAAATCAAAAATATGGTGCTTTTCATGGAAAAGAAACTTTTAAACAAGCGATAGTAGACTTTTATAAAAGACATTATGATGTTGATTTAGATAAAGATGAGGAAGTATGCATATTATTTGGTACGAAAAATGGGTTAGTGGCACTTCCGACTTGTGTGGTAGAGCCTGGAGAGCATGTTTTATTGCCGAATCCAGGATATACAGATTATTTAGCAGGTGTATTATTAGCGAGAGCAAATCCATATTCATTAGAGCTTAAACGTGAAAATCATTACTTACCACAATGGGATGAAGTAGATAATAACATTTTAGAAAATACGAAATTAATATACTTAACTTATCCTAATAATCCTACTGGTTCTGTTGCGACGAAGTCATTTTTTGATGATACGATTGATCGATTTAAAGGTACTGAAACAAAGATTGTACATGACTTTGCGTATAGTGCTTTTGGATTCGATGGTAAAAATCCTAGCATTTTAGAGTCAAAAGGTGCAAAAGATACAGCAATAGAAATATATTCATTATCTAAAGGCTATAATATGTCAGGTTATAGAGTAGGGTTTGCTGTAGGTAATAAAGAAATGATAGGTGCATTGAAAAAATATCAAACACATACACAAGCGGGTATGTTTGGTGCTTTGCAAGATGCAAGTACAGTTGCCTTAAATGAATGTGATGCATTTCTTGTGCAACAAAATGAAATATTTAAAGCACGTAGAACTCAATTTGAGGCTGCTTTAAAATCAGTCAATCTTCCTTTTGAACCTATGAAAGGTGGCATCTTCTTATGGTTACAAGTTCCCCCTCAATTTGATGGAGAGTCTTTTGTAGAATATTTGCTGCAAGAACAATCTATTTTAGTCGCACCAGGTATTCCATTTGGAGATAACGGCAAAAATTACGTGAGAATATCGTTAGCTTTAGATGACAAACAGATACAAGAAGGTGCAGAAAGATTACAAAATCTCGCACATTTATACAAATAA
- the mspA gene encoding membrane stabilizing protein MspA, with product MLILILLLFTFIYLIISYLSIYQLHTMLTQALRFIMGLMLLVFLGSIVFGFATHIWWLLAVLVCLVLNIEITAFKKRINDKKAVQLLNYMTIFIVVIYVILLFIIF from the coding sequence ATGCTCATTCTCATACTATTACTCTTCACATTTATTTATCTTATTATAAGTTATTTAAGTATTTATCAACTGCATACTATGCTTACACAGGCGTTACGTTTCATTATGGGATTAATGCTATTAGTATTTTTAGGTAGTATTGTTTTTGGATTTGCCACGCACATTTGGTGGTTACTAGCAGTCCTCGTTTGCTTAGTACTTAATATTGAAATTACAGCTTTCAAAAAACGCATAAACGATAAAAAAGCAGTTCAATTATTAAATTACATGACCATTTTCATCGTCGTTATTTATGTCATTTTACTGTTTATCATATTTTAA
- a CDS encoding SE1832 family protein yields the protein MDLNQQLSELKYDYVRIQNDLEKRESTGQATQMLEKQLEQIEEEISKVRSQLNQD from the coding sequence ATGGATTTAAACCAACAACTTTCTGAACTAAAATATGATTACGTCCGTATTCAAAATGACTTAGAAAAGAGAGAATCTACTGGTCAAGCAACACAAATGCTAGAAAAACAACTCGAACAAATAGAAGAAGAAATCAGTAAAGTAAGATCTCAACTCAATCAAGATTAA
- the ybaK gene encoding Cys-tRNA(Pro) deacylase codes for MKKVKTNAMRILDQYNIFYHIHEFKIGKEHIDGHQVAQLIQKSEEQVYKTLVLMNHQNEYFVFVIPVVEHLDMKKASKAVGQKKLELLPLDQLTKVTGYVRGGCSPIGMKKTFTTIIDERAKSLSSFIISAGKRGYQIELDPTDLEKVITLQFADIIKSN; via the coding sequence TTGAAAAAAGTAAAAACAAATGCAATGCGCATTTTAGATCAATACAATATATTTTATCATATTCATGAATTTAAAATAGGAAAAGAACACATAGATGGTCATCAAGTTGCACAACTTATTCAAAAGTCAGAAGAACAAGTATATAAAACACTCGTTTTAATGAATCATCAAAATGAATATTTCGTATTTGTTATACCAGTAGTCGAACATTTAGATATGAAAAAAGCAAGTAAAGCTGTCGGACAGAAAAAACTTGAATTACTCCCTTTAGATCAACTTACAAAAGTGACTGGGTATGTAAGAGGTGGTTGTTCTCCGATAGGTATGAAAAAGACATTTACAACTATAATAGATGAACGTGCTAAATCTTTATCCAGTTTTATTATAAGTGCTGGGAAAAGAGGGTATCAAATAGAACTTGATCCAACAGACTTAGAAAAAGTTATTACTTTACAATTTGCTGATATAATTAAGAGTAACTAA
- a CDS encoding AEC family transporter yields the protein MTEKFITIILLIALGYMLKKLKFFKASDGNVLATLVLNVTLPSLVIVNLNGADLDLSLGWLPILMIIYGVIAKLIIIWIFSKGYNNQIRGTVGMMAASVNIGLFAYPLVAQIWPKTGLLYFGMLDIGTAIIMFGVTFFVGSYFNDGGDQFDFKKMFLNLLKTVPLMTYMMMFVLNIFSIQIPGKAIDFLETISHANMPLSMILLGLFLNFKIEKAYLPVVLKYLLFHYGFGLLMGMLVHFFLPVTDPMIKTTLLIGWLLPVGVSVLSYAITFKYKTLPIIGMATNLSILISIVILYIYQMFFV from the coding sequence GTGACAGAAAAATTTATAACGATTATTTTATTAATAGCTTTAGGCTACATGCTTAAAAAGTTGAAATTCTTTAAAGCATCTGATGGTAACGTACTTGCAACACTTGTATTAAACGTTACGTTACCGTCATTAGTAATCGTAAACTTAAACGGAGCAGATTTAGATTTATCTTTAGGTTGGTTACCAATCTTAATGATTATTTATGGCGTAATTGCTAAACTAATTATTATTTGGATCTTTTCAAAAGGATATAATAACCAAATAAGAGGTACTGTCGGCATGATGGCAGCATCTGTAAATATTGGGTTATTCGCATATCCATTAGTTGCGCAAATATGGCCAAAAACTGGATTGCTATATTTCGGTATGCTAGACATCGGTACGGCAATTATTATGTTTGGTGTAACATTTTTCGTTGGGAGTTATTTCAACGACGGTGGAGACCAATTTGATTTCAAAAAAATGTTTTTAAACCTATTAAAAACAGTACCATTGATGACTTACATGATGATGTTTGTTTTAAATATCTTTAGTATTCAAATTCCTGGAAAAGCAATCGATTTCTTAGAAACGATTTCGCATGCTAACATGCCACTTTCCATGATACTGTTAGGTCTATTTTTAAACTTTAAAATTGAAAAAGCATATTTACCTGTTGTACTTAAGTATTTACTATTCCATTACGGTTTCGGATTATTAATGGGTATGTTAGTGCATTTCTTCTTACCAGTAACAGATCCAATGATTAAAACGACATTACTTATTGGTTGGTTATTACCTGTAGGTGTTTCAGTATTATCATATGCAATAACGTTTAAATATAAAACGTTACCGATTATAGGTATGGCAACGAATTTAAGTATTTTGATTTCTATTGTCATATTATATATTTATCAAATGTTTTTCGTTTAG
- a CDS encoding glucose 1-dehydrogenase encodes MYKDLKDKVVIITGGNSGIGKSTSERFGREESKVVINYLDHAEDAEAIVKTIKESGGDAIAVQGDVSKEEDIKNLIQKAHEKFGRIDVMINNAGFEKPIPTHEMSLEEWSKVIDINLTGAFLGSREAVKYYLEHDIKGQIINTASVHDVIPWPNYVNYAASKGGLKLMMETMSMEYGKNGIRINNVSPGAVVTEHTREKFSDPATRKETLEMIPLNEIGEADQVANINAFLASEQAHYIHGTTIYVDGGMTNYPAFMGGKG; translated from the coding sequence ATGTATAAAGATTTAAAAGATAAAGTTGTTATCATTACTGGTGGTAACAGTGGTATAGGGAAATCAACTTCAGAACGTTTTGGTAGAGAAGAATCTAAAGTTGTTATAAACTATCTTGACCATGCAGAAGATGCAGAAGCAATCGTAAAAACAATTAAAGAATCAGGCGGAGACGCTATCGCTGTTCAAGGTGATGTATCTAAAGAAGAAGATATCAAAAACTTAATTCAAAAAGCACACGAAAAATTCGGACGTATTGATGTTATGATCAATAACGCTGGCTTTGAAAAACCAATTCCAACTCATGAAATGAGCTTAGAAGAATGGTCTAAAGTTATCGATATTAACTTAACAGGTGCATTTTTAGGTAGTAGAGAAGCTGTTAAATACTATTTAGAACACGATATTAAAGGACAAATCATTAATACTGCAAGTGTACATGATGTTATTCCATGGCCTAACTATGTTAACTACGCTGCAAGTAAAGGCGGATTAAAATTAATGATGGAAACAATGTCTATGGAATATGGTAAAAACGGAATTAGAATTAATAACGTTTCACCAGGTGCTGTAGTAACAGAACACACAAGAGAAAAATTCTCTGACCCAGCTACAAGAAAAGAAACATTAGAAATGATTCCATTAAATGAAATCGGCGAAGCAGACCAAGTAGCTAACATCAATGCTTTCTTAGCATCAGAACAAGCTCATTATATTCACGGTACAACAATTTATGTTGACGGTGGTATGACAAACTATCCAGCATTTATGGGTGGTAAAGGTTAA